From Hyphomicrobiales bacterium:
GCCGGCGCCGCCCTGCCAGTTCTGATAGGCCTTGTAGGCAAGACCGCCGAGCAGCGCGAGCCCGCCAAGGGTCGCCGCATTGCCGGCCACCGAGCGGCCGGTCTTGGTACCAAGCAACAGCGCCGCAAGCCCGCCCGCCGCTGCACCCGTCGCAAGCGGATTTTCGCGCGCATAGGTCTTCGCCTTGTCGACATTTTCGCCGACGGTGCTGCCGCCCGGCAGGTTCGTGCCGAGCAATTGGTCGAGAAGGGATTTCGCATCAAACATCGGCAGATCCTCCACGGTACGCCGCATCACCCCGCACCGAGGTAGGTACTAAAAGAGCCCACCACAAGGTTTTGCGGCTGCATGCGGGCTACATCGCCACCCGTCTCGCCCTTACAAATGACCCGCTGGCCCGCCCTCCGAAAGAAGGTCGTCGAGCGGCAGGCGGTGATCGTCCTTGACCGTCTCGAGAACGACGCTGGTGCGCAGGTGTTGCACCGACTCGTGCGGCAGGAGCACCGTGTTGATGATCTTCGCCAGCGTGCCGAGATCGGGCACGATCAGCTTGATCAGGTAGTCGCGATCGCCGGTCAGCGAATAGGCCTCCTGAACCGCCCGCATCTCCTTGACCAGGTCGCGGAACCGCTTGGCCGTATCGCGGCTGTGGGTGGCGAGCGTGACGTCGACGAAGGCGAGCAGGGAATAGCCGAGCTTTTCCGCCGAAAGCTCCGCGCGGTAACGCCGGATCAGCCCCTCGCTTTCAAGCCGCACCCGC
This genomic window contains:
- a CDS encoding AsnC family transcriptional regulator, with amino-acid sequence MIDIDGFDVRLLAALEEDGRLTNQELAEKVGLSASQCSRRRVRLESEGLIRRYRAELSAEKLGYSLLAFVDVTLATHSRDTAKRFRDLVKEMRAVQEAYSLTGDRDYLIKLIVPDLGTLAKIINTVLLPHESVQHLRTSVVLETVKDDHRLPLDDLLSEGGPAGHL